The DNA region TGGTGAGGGCGGCGCCGTTGGTGCGGAGCGCGTGCTGGTGGGCGAGGTGTTCGGCTCTCCCGACGAGGTCCGCGCGTACCTGGGCGACGACGACGGGCTCACCCTCACGTTCGCCTTCGACTTCCTGGAGTACAAGTATTCGGCGCGGTACTTTCGCGAACTCATCGCATCGTACGAAGAGCACTTCGCCGCACCGATGCTGGCCGCCTACGTGCTCGAGAATCACGACCGCAGCCGGACAGTCGACAGGGTCGGCGGCGACGAACGCAAGGCCCGCCTCTTGGCGACGATGCTGCTCACGCTGCGCGGTGTTCCCACGATCTACCAGGGACAAGAGATCGGCATGAGGAACACGTACCTGCCGCTCAAGGGCGCGCTGGACCCGCTGGGGCGCACGTTCCTGCCCTGGATGCCGGAGTGGATTTCGAAGCGCCTGGGCGAGCGCATCAACCGCGACGAGGTGCGCACCCCCATGCAGTGGGACGGTTCGGTGAATGCCGGCTTCAGTGCGCCCGATGCCACGCCCTGGCTTCCGCTGAATGGCGATGCGGGCGAACGCAACGTCGCCGCACAAGCGCAAGACGCGGATTCGATGCTCGCCCTGTATCGCACGCTGCTGCACCTGCGCCGCGCGCGGCCGGCGCTTCGGGCCGGATCGCTCACGCTGCTCGACGCGCCCGGCGAACTCATTGCCTACGAGCGGCGTGACGACCAGCGCGAGGGGGCGTCGGGCGACGCAGTACTGGTCGTGCTCAACCTCGGCAACGCCGACGCGACATTTGGGGCCGCATCGGTCGGCGGGGGAGAGTTGCTGGTCGGTACCGCGGCGGGGGTCACTCTCGCCGACGGCGTCGTGACCCTGCCCGCGCACGCGGCCGCGGTCGTGCAACTGGCCTGATCGGCCGGCGTCGACTGGTGGCGGCCGTGACTCGACCACAATCAGGTTTCGCGTGAGAATTCCGTGCACGTGGAATGCTGGTGAAGGGTTTCCGATCCACGGCAGGGGACATGGGTAGCAGACGAATGGCGATCGCCTTGGTCGCAACCGTAACCGGCACCGCGGTCGCACTCGCCGTGTTGGCGGGGTGCGCTGGCACGGTTTCACAAGTCGGGACGACCTTGGGTGGCCCGTCAGCTAGCCCCTCGGCACGAGTAGCCGATTCGGCCTCAACTAACATCCCGACAGCAACCGCCAACTCGGCGCTGGAGGCAGCGTCCCAGTCTGCGAGGCAAATCTGCGAAGGTAGTTTTGGCACCGCAGTCACACTTGACTGGGCACCGGCAACCGTCGACGAGTTCCGGGCGTATCAATATGGCGGACCGGTGGCTAAGGTCCCGCTCGCCGATGCGTTCCCTGGCGTGCCGGGAGACACTCGCGGAGCGTGGTGCGGCACGAAAGAGAGTTCAGATGTCTCACACTGGTGGGCGGTGGTCGCGGGCCACGAGCCTGTGACTTTCATGACCGTCCAGGGTCCTAGCGAAGGCATTGCGCACGGATTGGTCGTGGGTCCGCCGCAAATCCCGTGACGCGCACGCCGGGCCCGAGTTCGGGTGCGCCGCTGGCCGACGCGTCTTACTCGACCCCGCGGCTTACTCGACCCCGCGTATCTGGCGCACGAGCACCGAGCCGACAATCGACACGACCCCGCCCAGCCCAAAGATGAGCTGGTAGTTGACGCCGTAGCCGGCGATGAGGGCTATCGACACCATCGGCGCGACAAACTGCGGCAGTCCCGCCGCCACGTTGAGGATGCCCATGTCCCTGCCACGGCCGTCGGCCCCTGGCAGCACCTGGGTGATGAGGGCGAAGTCGACCGACTGATACGTGCCGAAGCCGATGCCGAGCACGATGGCCGCCACCAGCGTCATCGCGAACGAATTGGTGACGACCAGCACGCCGAAGGCGAGCGACGTGACCAGGCCCGATCCCATGACAAAAGGCTTGCGCTTGCCCACCCTGTCCGACCATCGGCCGCCGATGACCGCCGTGACGGCGGCGATGAGGGCGTACGTGGCGGTGAGCATGAACATGCCCGCCACGGCCTTGTCCCTACCGAGCGCGAGTTGATCCTGCAGGTAGTAGAAGAGGAACAGCAGCATGAGCGAATTGCCGAACCACATGAGGAATCGCGTGACGAACGCCCACCAGAAGTCGCGGCGCACGGCGGCATCCTTGGCGGTGTGTTCGGCGGTGCGGTCGCCCTTGGGCACGCGTGATGCCCGTGCGGCCTCGAGCTCCCCGGGGCGTAGCGGAACGTCGCGCGAATGCAGCAGGTAGGGGATCGCGAGCACCACCAGCAGCACCGCGGCGAGCGCGTAGCCGCCCTTGATGGATCCGGTGAGGTACGGGATCCCGGACGCGAGAGCGATGCCCGCCGTCTGCGACACCGCGATGAGCCCTCCGGTCACGCCGCGCTCGGCTCGGGGCACGAGGTCAGGGATGGCCGCGACGATGGGCGAGAACATCGCGTTCACGGCGGCCTGGGCGAGCACCCAGCCGACGATGAGCCCCGCCACCGAGGACGCGGTCGACAGATACAGGAGCGCGGCGACGGAGACGACGGCGCCGCCCGCCACCCACGGCCACCTGCGCCCGCGCCGGGAGGTGGTGCGGTCAGAAAGCGTGCCCCACACCGGGTTGAATATCGTCGCGCTCAGGGCGCCGAGCGCCATGGTCCACGCGAGCAGCGTCTCCTTGCTGCCTGGCAGTATCGACTCGGACTGCTGGGCGAGGAGCACCTGGATCGGCGCATAGAGCGCGAGCATGATGCCCGCGTTGAGCAGGCACATCGCGGCGATCCACCGGCGGCCAGGGCTGCGGGTGGGCTCAGCGAGGGCGCTGGTAAAGGTGGGAACGTCGGTGTTCACGTTCGAAGTCTGCCACGCGGCGCGGGCGAGGCGATAGCGCCGCGTGGGCGTGACCTCGCGGCGCCCATTCCTTAGGCTGGTGACTCATGGAGTCCTATCGGCCGCACGCCGTCCCCGCACGCGAGTATCGCGATGCGAACGGCCGGGTGATCCCGTACGGGGAGCGGTGGGGCATGGAGCCCGCGCCCGGCGACGCCTACTCCGTCAGCGCTCATCCAGAGCGCTTCGCGCCGATCGCCGACGTTGCCCGCGGGCTCATCGCGTACCTCGAGCGGGCATACGACGTCACGGTCACGGAAGACCTCGCAATCGCGGCCGCCGTGAACTATCCGCGCGAAGACGCCGTGGCGGCCGTTCGTGTGGCCCCGCGGTTGGCCGATGCGGCAGCCGTCTCCTTTGTCTTCACGGGCTACCCCAGTGTGCTTGTCGCGGCGGGTGAGCACTTCAGCGCCGTCTTTCCTCCGTGCGGGTGCGACGCGTGCGACGAGTCGGTTGAGGCGCAGGCGCGCGATCTCGAGGAGGTCGTGTTCGGCATCGTCGCGGGAGGGTTGGTCGAGTCCGTCCGGCGCTGGACCAATCTCGTGGCGGGCGTTCCGGTGCCGGGGAAGCGTGGATTTGCCTTCTCACTCACGATGGATGGCGGGTCGCGTTCCGGCGGGGGACTGCCGAGTGGCAACGATCGGGCGGGGCAGCGCGCGGCGCTGAGGCGCATCAAGTCCAGGGGCGCGAAACCGTGGGCCGCGTGGGGCCCCCGCGGCTGAGCCGACGTCGCGCCGACTGTGGGGCTGGCTTCCGTCCAAGAGCCACGTGCCGCGTCGTCGAGCTAGAGCGTCTTCCTTGGATCTTTGATGCGATCGCCCCAGAGGAAGGTGATCGCAGCAAAGAAGGTGACCAGGCCTAGGGAACCAGCGACGATCGCAACGACGGGGTCGATGCCCCATGCGGTCCTGTCGCCGCGAATCAGAGCGAAGACTCCGTCGATGATCACGCCTGACAGGGCGAAACCGGTGAGCCAGCCGGCCACCAGGCGCGGCCACAGGTGTGCGAGGGGCTTGGGTTCGCCGAACGTCGCCGCGTAGTCGGGTGGCGAGCCGAAGGCGTCTGCGGGGTCCTCGCCCGTATCGGCAATGTGGCTTTCCACCTGAGCCACCGCGTCGCCGATCACGTCTCCAGGAATGTCGCGGAGCCTGAGCTCGTAGATCAGTTCCTTCGTGTATGTCTCGACGGCAGTCATGGTGTGCTCCGTTCGGTTCCCAAGAGGGATGAGGCTCGTTGTGTGAACGCTTGCCATTGCGCGCGACGTCGATCGAGCCGTTTCCGGCCGACGGCGGTGGCGGTGTAGTACTTCCTGCCCGGCCCGCTCTCGCCCAGACGCCACTGCGAGCCCAGGGCGCCCTCGCGCTCCAGGCGGTTGAGGATCGGGTACAGGGTTCCGCCCTTGATGGTGCCCATGCCTTCGTCGGCGAGGCGAGACGCGACCGCGTAGCCGTAGGTCTCGCGCTCCGACACGATGGCGAGCACCATAGTCTCCAGCGTCGTGCGGAGCCAATCGCTCGGCCATTCCTCGTCCACAACTAGATGATGAGGCATTCTAGATAGACTGTCAACCTACTGTGCGGCGCGAGTGACGGGACGTGGGGTGACGCGTGCGCCAAGGAGGCAAGGCCGAGACGGGGCCGGCAATCATCCCGTGCCCGTGCCCGTTCCCGTGCCTGTGCCTGTGCCCGTGCCTGTGCCCCGCGGGTCGGCTAGACGAGCGCGATTCCCCAAACGAGAGTGTGCGACTCGCCTGGCGTCAGGGTGACCAGGTCGTCCCCGGTGCGGAAGGCATCGGCGATGCAGGACATCGGCTCGATGGCAACACCGGAACGCTGCTCGGAGGCCGAGCCCACGTGGTTCCCGGTGCAGACCTGCCACGCCTTCGCGGCGCCGTCCATCCAGATGGCCACGGTGGAGCCGTCGCCTCTCTTGAGTCGCGCCCACGAGAGCCCCGCCGCCTCCCTGATCGGGTTCACGAAGGCGTCGTCAAGGTCCGATCCTGCGAGCGAGCGCGGCTCGCGGTAATCCATGTCGCCGGAAACCGGGGTGGTGCCGGTGGGCAGTAGGCGGTCGTCGACCGTCACGAGGCTCTCGGCGCCCAACTGCAGGGTGCAGTCGTCGAGCGAGCCCGCCCCATCCGGGCCGGCGCCGGGCGAAATCCACGGGTGGTAGCCGACGCCGTAGGGCAGGGCCGTGGTGCCGGTGTTGAGCGCGGTGGTGGAGATCGTCAGGCCCTCGTCGCTGAGCGCGTACGTCACGCTCACGCGCAGCGAGAACGGATACCCGGGGCGCGCGGGCAGGTCCAGCACGAGCGTCGCCGCGTCTGCGGACTGCTCGGCGACGGCCCAGTCGTCGTCTGCCGCAAGCCCGTGCAACGCCGTGGAGCGCGCGGGTTCGGTGAGGGGCAGGTGGTAGTCGAGTCCGTCGAAGCTGTAACGACCGTCGGCCAGTCGATTGGGCCACGGCGCGAGCACCTTGCCGTGGAACGCGGGCGCAACCTCATCGGCACCGTACGGGACGACGACGTCGCTGCCGCCCACCGTGTACTCGCGCAGCGAAGCGCCGACGGTGGCGAGGGTGGCGCTTTGGGCGCCGCGTGTGAGGTGGACCTGGGTACCGGAGAGGAGGCTCATGCCTCCACGTTAACGGTCATTCGCGGGTGCGGTGTCGGCCGGGTTCGCCATGAGGCCGAGTCGCGGGCCAAGTTCGGTGGTAAGCCGGGCATCGATCGCGGCGGTGATCGCCGCAAGTTGCTCGAGTTGTTCGGGGCTGAGCGCGTCGATCACGAGCTCGCGTGCCTGGGCGATGTGCCGCGGGACCGCTCGCATCAGCGCGGAGCGGCCCGCCGAAGTGAGCCGCAGGTTGGTAGCCCTCTTGTCCGCTGGGCATGGCGTGCGTTCAACGTATCCCCTGGCAGACAGGCGCGTGGCGACGTGCGAGAGGCGCGGGAGGGTCGCGTTGGTGGTGTGAGCCACCTCCGTCATTCGCAGGGTCTTCTCGGGTGCGAGTTGCAG from Demequina lutea includes:
- a CDS encoding alpha-glucosidase encodes the protein MTDQRWWQQTTIYQVYPRSFQDSDGDGIGDLRGVIDRLDYLVDLGVGALWLSPIFSSPQRDFGYDITDYVRLATEYGDDATVRELIDEAHARGLKVIFDLVLNHTSDEHPWFVESRASRDNLKADWYLWRDGRRGPLTWLTGRRRPPNNWRATLDLTTAWQWCEERGQYYLASFLPFQPDLNWRNPDVKAAMFDAARYWLAAGVDGFRLDVFGWIMKDPSFRSNPFRPSFGGGDIVRLWRRDFTENTPDNVALAKELRAVCREFEGAGNGAEGAAGEGGAVGAERVLVGEVFGSPDEVRAYLGDDDGLTLTFAFDFLEYKYSARYFRELIASYEEHFAAPMLAAYVLENHDRSRTVDRVGGDERKARLLATMLLTLRGVPTIYQGQEIGMRNTYLPLKGALDPLGRTFLPWMPEWISKRLGERINRDEVRTPMQWDGSVNAGFSAPDATPWLPLNGDAGERNVAAQAQDADSMLALYRTLLHLRRARPALRAGSLTLLDAPGELIAYERRDDQREGASGDAVLVVLNLGNADATFGAASVGGGELLVGTAAGVTLADGVVTLPAHAAAVVQLA
- a CDS encoding MFS transporter, whose product is MNTDVPTFTSALAEPTRSPGRRWIAAMCLLNAGIMLALYAPIQVLLAQQSESILPGSKETLLAWTMALGALSATIFNPVWGTLSDRTTSRRGRRWPWVAGGAVVSVAALLYLSTASSVAGLIVGWVLAQAAVNAMFSPIVAAIPDLVPRAERGVTGGLIAVSQTAGIALASGIPYLTGSIKGGYALAAVLLVVLAIPYLLHSRDVPLRPGELEAARASRVPKGDRTAEHTAKDAAVRRDFWWAFVTRFLMWFGNSLMLLFLFYYLQDQLALGRDKAVAGMFMLTATYALIAAVTAVIGGRWSDRVGKRKPFVMGSGLVTSLAFGVLVVTNSFAMTLVAAIVLGIGFGTYQSVDFALITQVLPGADGRGRDMGILNVAAGLPQFVAPMVSIALIAGYGVNYQLIFGLGGVVSIVGSVLVRQIRGVE
- a CDS encoding DUF6226 family protein, which encodes MESYRPHAVPAREYRDANGRVIPYGERWGMEPAPGDAYSVSAHPERFAPIADVARGLIAYLERAYDVTVTEDLAIAAAVNYPREDAVAAVRVAPRLADAAAVSFVFTGYPSVLVAAGEHFSAVFPPCGCDACDESVEAQARDLEEVVFGIVAGGLVESVRRWTNLVAGVPVPGKRGFAFSLTMDGGSRSGGGLPSGNDRAGQRAALRRIKSRGAKPWAAWGPRG
- a CDS encoding PadR family transcriptional regulator, which translates into the protein MPHHLVVDEEWPSDWLRTTLETMVLAIVSERETYGYAVASRLADEGMGTIKGGTLYPILNRLEREGALGSQWRLGESGPGRKYYTATAVGRKRLDRRRAQWQAFTQRASSLLGTERSTP
- a CDS encoding aldose 1-epimerase family protein yields the protein MSLLSGTQVHLTRGAQSATLATVGASLREYTVGGSDVVVPYGADEVAPAFHGKVLAPWPNRLADGRYSFDGLDYHLPLTEPARSTALHGLAADDDWAVAEQSADAATLVLDLPARPGYPFSLRVSVTYALSDEGLTISTTALNTGTTALPYGVGYHPWISPGAGPDGAGSLDDCTLQLGAESLVTVDDRLLPTGTTPVSGDMDYREPRSLAGSDLDDAFVNPIREAAGLSWARLKRGDGSTVAIWMDGAAKAWQVCTGNHVGSASEQRSGVAIEPMSCIADAFRTGDDLVTLTPGESHTLVWGIALV
- a CDS encoding MarR family winged helix-turn-helix transcriptional regulator, with protein sequence MTYQVPRMSLAESDAWLGLMRVCELLPAALDAQLQANAQITHFEFLVLTSLQLAPEKTLRMTEVAHTTNATLPRLSHVATRLSARGYVERTPCPADKRATNLRLTSAGRSALMRAVPRHIAQARELVIDALSPEQLEQLAAITAAIDARLTTELGPRLGLMANPADTAPANDR